In Rutidosis leptorrhynchoides isolate AG116_Rl617_1_P2 chromosome 2, CSIRO_AGI_Rlap_v1, whole genome shotgun sequence, one genomic interval encodes:
- the LOC139892933 gene encoding disease resistance protein RPS2-like translates to MKSLVQLQELKVSSCKMMTTIFANEGEDDVIVLSELSFVKLEDLPELSTFCLGGSSLEFPSLDMIEFKSCPKIKAFVASDVHQEMNLFNKKVALPNLKALYLDELNSLVGIWRTELQEKSYGKLQVLKVNNCDQLLDLGPVNMLSRLQNLEVIHITNCGSLEQLFSHKQPQIHHNLASVSLSKLVDLVLIELPKLQQIWWHTTPNETCRFQRLDSIEVTCCDIIDCVFPVSVARGLPRLQKLKVDSCKSVRTIVGMNVAADIILPQICSIELENLPNLVNFCTHMSELKWLSLK, encoded by the exons ATGAAGAGTCTTGTTCAACTTCAAGAACTCAAGGTAAGTTCATGTAAAATGATGACAACAATATTTGCCAATGAAGGAGAAGATGATGTCATTGTGCTGTCTGAATTATCCTTTGTTAAACTTGAAGATCTACCAGAACTGTCAACTTTTTGCCTAGGGGGTAGTAGTTTAGAGTTTCCGTCATTGGATATGATTGAGTTCAAAAGTTGCCCCAAAATTAAAGCATTTGTTGCTTCTGATGTGCATCAGGAAATGAACCTCTTCAATAAAAAG GTTGCGTTGCCTAATCTGAAAGCATTGTACTTGGATGAATTGAATAGCTTGGTTGGCATATGGCGAACTGAACTTCAAGAAAAGAGTTATGGTAAACTTCAAGTCCTGAAAGTCAACAACTGTGATCAACTGTTAGATCTTGGTCCAGTCAACATGCTTTCAAGATTGCAGAATTTAGAAGTAATTCATATAACGAATTGTGGCTCACTTGAACAACTCTTTAGCCATAAACAGCCACAAATTCACCACAATCTTGCCTCAGTTTCACTAAGCAAGTTGGTTGATTTAGTATTAATTGAACTACCAAAGTTACAACAAATCTGGTGGCATACAACTCCAAACGAAACTTGCAGGTTTCAACGGCTTGATTCTATTGAAGTTACATGTTGTGACATCATTGATTGCGTATTCCCGGTATCTGTAGCTAGAGGCTTACCCCGTCTCCAGAAACTGAAAGTTGATTCATGCAAGTCAGTAAGAACGATTGTTGGAATGAATGTAGCAGCTGACATAATTCTTCCTCAGATATGTAGCATTGAGCTTGAAAATCTTCCAAATTTGGTTAATTTTTGTACTCATATGTCCGAGTTAAAGTGGTTATCCTTAAAATAA
- the LOC139889588 gene encoding probable disease resistance protein At4g27220 — protein sequence MNGVDIAVSVIVKLIEYTARPIVQPFDYILHHNTNINSLNTQLLLLKSCLLEVQQQVDAANRNGEIVLPTVQNWLSEANTLAAESDSFLSDEIDRNHRCLSDSFPDLKLIYKSSKEAKKKTMAVNKLLVVSENFNRVSVPAGLPSIWDKNGVTAVAGATSVGDLDGFESRKRQLRMVMEALEDDSVDIIGVYGMGGIGKTTFVEQVIRQAYAQQLFDEMLMLVVSHKPNLRKLQSDLAEMLELNLKEEGEFLRTARLRERLNQVKRILIILDDVWTPIDLKTIGIPHEGNFHKGCKIILTSRSLDVCNAMNTQRNFYMDVLSQVESWNLFRKMAGDVVDSGDLNPIATKVAKRCSGLPLAIVTVARALRHRSKHAWRDALRQLKSSTTNNVKGMYANVFASLELSFNFLKDEEAKSCFLLCSLFKEDLDIPLECLVRYGTGLRMFQEVHTLEEARDRVHTIVENLKASCLLVDSDVEDCFQMHDVTRDFLLSVASKGLYIFFDRLTPQYLELLNENKISDAYAISMVLNDLEDFPVGLNCPKLHLWRLEGSNGLVQFSGNTGFFNEMKEVKVVLMHHVYIPLIPSSFMAFKKLLTLSLEHCKLGDLSQINKLKHLEVLSLIHSDIEKLPKEIGELTSLRLLDLTDCNNLTVIPFGVFSNLFNLECLYMMNSFVQWGYEGQNDKATLGELKNLSRLSTLEMHVPSVNLFPEDLIFRNLVRFKILLGMDVSQVISYSYLKTLRLTLRQGLSLHGGIYKLLKGAHHLILDYSILNYLEDLHSIVYQLKKGFRHLRCLEVYGYNGVESLIDTSIFPVLENVKIVSASNLEMICYDHMPDQSFCELRELMLSLLPELTCLWNDPMGHVCLRNLRTLYVSACHKLKDLLSQSTAKDLSELQKLSVSSCEILKVILWKDRDISPSRIVMPKLKSIKLEILPSLLCFFPEETSNGSCEVQEPLFNSKVDFPSLEELTLRELHSIKEIWPLQVSVANFRSLRIIIVFGCDKLALVFPFYMQQMLQNLEILSVEWCDSVQEVCETNRLDIHNENDANIYGGISTLIQV from the exons TACACGGCTCGACCAATCGTTCAGCCAtttgattacatactacaccacaATACCAACATTAACAGTTTAAATACCCAATTATTACTTCTTAAAAGTTGCCTGCTTGAGGTTCAACAACAAGTGGATGCAGCTAATAGAAATGGAGAAATTGTTCTCCCCACTGTACAAAACTGGCTTTCTGAAGCAAATACTTTAGCAGCAGAATCAGATAGTTTTTTAAGTGATGAAATTGATAGAAATCACAGGTGCTTGAGTGATTCATTCCCTGATTTGAAGTTGATTTACAAAAGTAGCAAGGAAGCTAAGAAGAAAACAATGGCAGTAAATAAGCTGTTAGTAGTAAGCGAAAACTTTAATCGTGTTTCTGTCCCTGCTGGGTTACCTTCAATTTGGGATAAAAATGGTGTTACTGCTGTTGCTGGAGCTACATCTGTTGGTGATTTGGATGGTTTTGAATCAAGAAAACGACAATTAAGAATGGTGATGGAGGCATTGGAAGATGATAGTGTGGATATTATTGGTGTATATGGTATGGGTGGTATAGGGAAGACTACTTTTGTGGAACAAGTTATACGACAAGCTTATGCACAACaactgttcgatgaaatgctcATGTTGGTAGTTTCACACAAGCCTAATTTAAGAAAACTTCAGAGTGATCTTGCAGAGATGTTGGAGTTAAATTTGAAGGAGGAAGGTGAGTTTCTTAGGACTGCTCGTTTACGTGAAAGGCTGAATCAAGTAAAGAGGATATTGATTATATTGGATGATGTATGGACACCGATTGATTTGAAGACAATTGGCATACCACATGAGGGTAATTTTCATAAAGGTTGCAAGATTATCTTGACATCAAGAAGTTTAGATGTATGTAATGCCATGAATACTCAAAGAAATTTTTATATGGATGTTTTATCGCAAGTGGAATCATGGAACTTGTTTAGGAAAATGGCGGGTGATGTAGTTGATTCGGGTGATCTTAATCCTATCGCTACAAAAGTTGCTAAGAGATGTTCGGGATTGCCTCTTGCAATTGTAACGGTTGCTCGTGCATTAAGACATAGAAGTAAACACGCTTGGCGTGATGCACTTCGCCAGTTAAAGAGTTCTACGACGAATAATGTTAAAggaatgtatgcaaatgtttttgcATCATTGGAGTTGAGCTTTAATTTTTTAAAAGATGAAGAAGCTAAATCTTGCTTCTTACTTTGTAGCTTGTTTAAAGAAGATCTTGATATTCCTCTCGAATGTTTGGTAAGATATGGAACAGGGTTAAGGATGTTTCAAGAAGTTCATACGTTAGAAGAAGCAAGAGACAGAGTGCACACGATTGTCGAGAATCTTAAAGCTTCATGTTTGTTAGTGGATAGCGATGTGGAAGATTGTTTTCAGATGCATGATGTTACAAGGGATTTTCTCCTTTCGGTAGCCTCAAAGGGTCTTTACATATTCTTCGATAGGTTAACACCTCAATATCTAGAGTTACTTAACGAAAACAAAATTAGTGATGCTTATGCAATCTCAATGGTATTGAATGATCTTGAAGATTTTCCCGTTGGTTTAAACTGTCCGAAGCTTCATTTATGGCGGTTAGAAGGGTCAAATGGGTTAGTCCAATTTTCAGGTAACACAGGTTTCTTTAATGAGATGAAAGAGGTGAAGGTTGTACTCATGCATCATGTATATATTCCCTTGATACCTTCATCATTCATGGCTTTCAAGAAACTTTTAACTTTATCCCTTGAACATTGCAAATTAGGAGATTTGTCACAAATTAATAAGTTGAAGCACCTAGAAGTCCTTAGCCTTATCCACTCGGATATTGAGAAATTACCAAAAGAAATCGGTGAACTCACGAGCTTGAGACTTTTAGATTTAACCGACTGTAACAACCTAACAGTAATCCCGTTTGGCGTATTCTCCAATTTGTTTAACTTAGAATGCTTGTACATGATGAATAGCTTTGTCCAATGGGGGTACGAAGGTCAAAATGATAAAGCAACTCTTGGTGAGTTGAAGAACTTGTCTCGTTTGAGCACATTAGAGATGCATGTCCCAAGTGTCAATCTTTTCCCTGAAGATCTAATATTTCGAAACTTGGTTAGATTCAAAATATTATTAGGTATGGATGTTAGCCAAGTGATAAGTTACTCATACCTTAAAACATTAAGACTTACACTCCGTCAAGGTCTTAGTTTACATGGCGGGATATATAAGTTGCTTAAAGGAGCACATCATCTAATCTTGGACTACTCAATTTTGAACTATTTGGAAGACTTGCATAGCATTGTGTATCAATTGAAGAAAGGTTTCAGACATTTAAGATGTTTAGAGGTCTACGGTTATAATGGGGTCGAGTCTTTGATCGACACAAGCATCTTTCCCGTTTTggaaaatgtaaagattgtttctgcATCTAATCTTGAAATGATATGCTATGATCATATGCCTGATCAATCGTTTTGTGAATTACGTGAATTGATGCTGAGCTTGTTACCAGAATTAACTTGTTTGTGGAACGATCCAATGGGACATGTATGTTTACGTAATCTTAGGACTCTATATGTATCCGCTTGTCACAAACTTAAAGACCTTCTTTCTCAATCTACAGCCAAAGATCTTTCAGAGCTTCAAAAGTTATCGGTGTCTTCGTGTGAAATTCTTAAAGTAATATTATGGAAAGATCGAGACATTTCACCTAGTCGAATTGTTATGCCAAAGTTGAAGTCAATAAAGCTAGAGATATTGCCAAGTCTCTTGTGTTTCTTCCCAGAAGAAACTTCAAATGGAAGTTGTGAAGTACAAGAACCTCTTTTCAATTCAAAG GTTGACTTTCCTTCCCTGGAAGAGTTGACTCTTCGTGAACTGCATTCCATCAAGGAAATTTGGCCACTCCAAGTTTCTGTTGCCAATTTTCGCAGCCTGCGGATCATAATTGTTTTTGGCTGTGACAAACTAGCGCTAGTATTTCCATTTTATATGCAACAAATGTTGCAGAATCTAGAAATACTCTCCGTAGAATGGTGTGATTCGGTACAAGAGGTGTGTGAAACTAATCGACTCGATATTCATAATGAAAATGATGCAAA CATCTATGGTGGAATATCAACCCTCATacaagtttaa
- the LOC139892932 gene encoding ribosome-binding factor PSRP1, chloroplastic, translated as MATFYASPTQTLQITNTHLPQSSCPSSNAASSLSFSSSKSSFLKSSSFFKSCVNTVPKRCITKQTPFVIKMSWDGSLSSVKLILQGKNLELSESVKTHVEDKVGKAIQKHSHLVREVDVRVSVRGGEFGKGPKVRRTEVTLFTKKHGVIRAEEEAETLYASIDLVSSVMQRKLRKIKEKDSDHGRHMKGFDRLKVREPQISINEDSVAVPQEEEVEDSEGFEDDLVPEIVRTKYFDMPPLTVSEAIEQLENVDHDFYGFRNEETGEINILYKRKSGGYGIIVPKENGETQKIEDVDAEMISQH; from the exons ATGGCTACTTTTTATGCATCTCCAACTCAAACTTTGCAAATAACAAACACCCATCTACCAcaatcatcatgcccgtcttcaaATGCTGCTTCATCCCTCTCTTTTTCATCAAGCAAATCAAGTTTCTTGAAATCAAGCTCATTTTTCAAGTCTTGTGTTAATACTGTGCCTAAAAGGTGTATTACAAAGCAAACCCCTTTTGTAATTAAAATGTCATGGGATGGTTCCTTATCTTCCGTGAAGTTGATTCTACAAGGCAAAAATCTTGAG TTATCTGAATCTGTCAAGACTCATGTAGAAGATAAAGTGGGAAAGGCTATTCAAAAGCATAGCCATCTTGTTAGAGAAGTTGATGTCCGTGTTTCCGTCAGGGGTGGCGAATTCGGTAAAGGCCCCAAAGTTCGTCGAACCGAG GTTACACTGTTCACCAAGAAACATGGAGTTATTCGGGCAGAAGAAGAAGCCGAAACTTTGTATGCAAGTATCGATTTAGTGTCATCTGTAATGCAAAGAAAGTTACGGAAAATTAAGGAGAAAGATTCAGATCATGGTAGACACATGAAGGGATTTGATAGACTCAAAGTTAGGGAACCACAAATATCGATAAATGAAGATTCGGTTGCGGTTCCTCAAGAAGAAGAAGTTGAAGATAGTGAAGGTTTTGAGGATGATCTTGTCCCTGAG ATTGTTCGCACGAAATATTTCGATATGCCTCCATTGACCGTGTCGGAAGCTATTGAGCAACTCGAGAATGTCGATCATGACTTTTATGGCTTTAGAAATGAAGAAACTG GTGAGATTAACATCTTGTACAAAAGAAAATCCGGAGGCTATGGAATTATTGTGCCTAAAGAAAATGGTGAGACACAGAAAATAGAGGATGTGGATGCCGAAATGATTAGTCAACATTAG